The segment AACGCAAATATTATTATGTAGTACTGATAGGTCTGTTGTCGATCATGCTGGCTGGAGTGTTACATGTATTTGTGAGTCTGGTCTGGGCGTTATTGTTTACCATTTTGTTTTATCGAAAAAACCTTATTTTCAGTGACTTATCCAAGATAATAGGAGGTGTGGCTATGGCCTTGCTGATGCTGCTTCCGCTGGAGTTTTTCTTTCCGGGTATTTCAAAAACAACCGCTGTGTTTTTTCAGATTTACCAGGATCGGGATTCCCCCAAGTTCGAAGCGATGGATAATGCTTTTGATAAGCTACCAGAGCAATATCCGCTGGTGTCTCTGATCGGCTTGGGGCCAGGGCAATATTCCAGCAGGGCTGGCTTGATTAGCTCGGGCAATTACTATGGTTCAAAAATGAATTTCCTGCCCAATGAAGTATCTGAGCCTTTCCGGAAACTATTTCAGCATACATGGTTAGAGTATACCCACGGTTCCGATCGGTATGGAAACTCAACCATGCACAGACCATTCTTTTCAATACTTTCTCTGTTTGCTGAGTTTGGATTTATAGGAATTGGTCTTTTTCTGGGATGTATCCTGTATTTCTTTATGAAGATCCGTTTGCTCTTTGTGTTTTTTAAAGAGAGAAAAAACAAGGTCAATACCTATCTGGCTTTTGCCATGGGCGTATTACTGATCATGCTGGTATTTATCTCGACATTCGAAAACTACCTGGAAACTGTACAGGCCTTATTGCCTGGAATGATGCTTTTCAAAGTTTTATATAGTCAACTACTGACCAAAGCCAAACAAAAACCACAGGAAGAATTAATACAGAAAGAACTAGTATCTGCTTAGAAAAGGGATACTCAGAGAGCATTCTTTGAGAAAGGAATATCCTTTGTCTTTCTGAAACAAACACCTTGTGTGGACACAGACGTTACTCTTTTGTTCAGGCGACAGGCTTTCTCTTTTTGTCCTTCTGAAAGAATCTTCCCACCACGGCGGGACACGTGTGACAAATAGAGCCAAGCTTACCGTTTGAGGAAAAAAATATCTCCAGTAGGAAAAGCCGCCGGTCTTGCCACGAGATCCTTTCAGGAGGACAGAGAGCGGTTGAGTAGGAGGATAGGGTATGAGAAAGGTTTTTTATTGATACAAAGAGAGCCATGGAAACTTTAATCGCGAGTGGTGGTGTAGGTGTATGAGGCTTCTTTTTCCCGCGAGGTTGGCCTTTGGCCTGCGGGAGGAAGGATCGGAGAAAAGTGCCCTTTTTTGGTTATCACGCCGTGGCGTGACAAAAAAAGTAACAGGCCGTAGGAAGAGAGATATTCTGGGCTATAAACAAAGATGGATACTAGCAAGCAAAACAGTAACAGATTGTAGGAAGAATGTTTTGAACAATGAAAGAAGAGAGGAAATAAAGCAATGGCATTGTTAATAGTCTAAACACTGAACCACCGTGTTTGGAATAATAAATCATCTAACAATTTAAACCAGGAACAACCTATAAACAAAAGAATGATAACATATCTGAGAAAATAGATTCAAAGATATGGAGCAGAGTAATGTAATCAGTATAGGAAAACCTATACAATTGAATAAACTGACTGGACATGAAATAATCGATTTTTCATAATCCATTCAGTATAGGCATAGGATTGTATTCATGAAGCAGTTTCTGTTCTTTTTATATTTTTTACAGGCTATGGATATGAAAACCATTATGTCATCCTACCACTGCGAGCCAGACCGGGGTAGTGAGTTTGAAACAGGCTGGCAAGAGCTGTTACAATTAGCGGCAAAATGTTCTGATCTTATTGTTGTAACCCGTCCTTTCAACCGGGAAAAAGCGGAGAAGGTGTTCAGGGAAAAAGGAATCAGCAATACTACGTTTCTTTTTTTTGATTTGCCGGTAGCCGTTAACGGATTCAAGAAAACGTCAGTAGGTAAGCAGGTAGTCCCTTATATCTGGGAGCTTATTTTGTTTTTCTTTTTACTCAAAAGGTACTCCCGAAACCAGTTTCAGCATGCACATCGGGCGAGTGTAGGCTCGTATAGGTTTCCTTCCCTGTTATGGTACTTTTCGCCATACTTTACCTGGGGACCTATTGCCAGTGGCGAAATCGTTCCCATTCGCTTTTTATCTGTATTCAGTTGGAAAGGACGTGTACAAGAGGTGCTGAGGTTGGTTCTCCAGCATACATCCTTTGTTGATCCGTTTGTATTAAGCGGATTATACAAGGCACAGAAAATAGGAGTTGCCACAACCGCTACCCGAAATATTCTGCCACCTTTTGTGAGAAAGAAAGCATACCTGCAACCTGACTATTATGTAGTCAATAAAAATGATTTTCAGGTTGACTTTTCTGCTTATAAAGCAAAAGAAGAAGGAGTGCTTAAGTTACTATTTGTAGGTCGGTTGCTGGAATGGAAAGGTATTATGTTTATTCTGAAAGCGCTAAGACAACTGGAAGGAAAGATAAATTATGAGTTCACCATTATAGGAGAAGGCCCTGATAGGGCTGTATTTCAACAGTATGCAGAAAAATACAAATTAAAAGTGTCGTTTTTAGGGGCTAAGCCACGACGTGATCTATCCTCTTATTATGCCTCACATGATTTGTTTGTGAGCTTGGATATGCATGGAAGAGGAAGCTTTACGATGGTAGAGGCCAAAATGCATAATCTGCCTGTTCTGGCTCTGGATATTACAGATCCGGATAAACTGACAGGGGAAGAACTGATGATTATTATAACAACCAAACAACAGTCTGTAAAGGCTATTATTAATCAGATTGCACAGGTTCTTCTAGATAAATATACTGAACAGAATCCGGTGCCTTTGTGTCTGTAACTCTTTCTTTTATTAGAGGCTGTATAGGGTAATTCGCTGTTGTAAAAATACCCTATACAACTTCAGTTAAATACCATGCAAATGAACGAAAAACCTGTGAAAATTTTAGTGGTAGGGCAGACCCCTCCACCGTATATGGGACAAGCCATGATGATTAAGCGGTTGGTAGATGCAGAGTTTGACAGAATCAAAATTTATCATGTGCGCATGTCTTTCTCGGATTCGTTTAAATCCGTAGGTAACTTCAGATTCAAGAAGATATTTCACTTGTTTGAAGTGATTTGGAAGGTATTGAAACTACGCTTTAGTAAGAATGTAAATACATTGTATTATCCTCCGGCAGGTCCTAACCGGACACCTATTATACGGGATATTATTTTACTGGGTATTACCCGTGTGTTTTTCAAGAAGGTTATCTATCACTTTCGGGCTGCGGGTATTTCTGATTATTTAGAGCAGCAGCCCGGACTCTTTAAAAAGCTTGCAAGGTGGGCTTATGGTTCTCCGGATGCATCTATTCAGCTCTCGGCATTAAATCCGGCTGATGGAAAGTACTTTAACTCTGATCGGGTATATATCATCCACAATGGCCTGGAAGATGCTGCCACTCCATACCTGCCTCTGGTACGAGCACAAAAGGAGCAGACTAACATCCTGTTTGTGGGAGTTTTGCGTGAAGACAAAGGCGTAACCGTGCTGATTGAAGCGGCCCGATTGCTGAAAAACATAATCCATAACTTCAGTATTTCATTGGTTGGCGAGTTTGTATCCAATGAGTATGAGAACGATGTAAGGGCAAAAGTTCAGGAATATAATCTGCAGGATCATGTGCAGTTTTTGGGTACAAAGACGGGTGATGAAAAGTGGCAGGAGTTTGTGAAGGCGGATATATTCTGTTTTCCTTCCTATTTCGAATCGGAATCTTTCGGAAATGTACTGGTAGAAGCCATGATGTTTGAGTTACCGGTTGTGTCTACTCTCTGGAGAGGTATACCGGATATTGTAGTGGAAGGAGACACAGGCTTTCTGGTGCAGGTTCAACAGCCTCAATTAATTGCAGAGAAACTACTGTTGTTGATGTCAGATCCTGCATTACAAAAAAGCATGGGTAAAAAAGGACGTGAACGCTATCTGCAATCTTTCTCTCTACAAAAACACCTGAAAGCTATGGAAGAAACCATCGAGACTGTAGTAGGGTACAAACGCCAGTTTCAGAAAGAGAAGTCAGTCAAACCAATACTGGAATCGGTTAAACCCGTTGTTGGAAAAGAACTCGTATCCGGAACCAGCAAAGCTAAATCCGCTTAACAACTTTCTAGGTGAATTGATTATATGGTATAATTCCTTTTTGGGCTATCCTGAAAGGATCGCCTCTTTCTCTATCTCTCCTCTCTCTGTCCTCCTGAAAGGATCTCGTGACAAATAGAGTGGTCTCTGGTTTCTGAAAATATTTTCTCCAGTAGGAAAAGCCGCCGGTCTTGCCACGAGTTCCTTTCAGGAGGACAGAGAGGGAGGAAAGGCAAAAGTGGAGAGGAAGATAGGGAAGGAGAGGACGCATATATGACAAAAGAGGCAGGACAAAGGAATGAAGTTGAAAGTTAATAATACTAAAATCGGTACAAAGAGAGTTGCGATAATTTCAATCGTGTAAGGTAGTGTAGGTGCGTTGGCAATCTTTTTCCCACGAGGTTGGCCTTTGGCCTGCGGGCAGAAGGATCGGGAAAAAGTGCCCTTTTTGCTAACACACAAATCTGGCTCACCAAATTCTCATTTGGTGCCCTTCTTTTGGGCAAGCAAAAAAGTAACATGGTAGGCAGAGTGATGAAAAGGACAATAAACCAATCTAGGAAAAGACAAGTAAAAAAGTGACAAGGCAATAAGCAGAGATATGCTCTGGACTAGAAACCAACTCAGACAGAGACAAGCAAAAAATGAAGAAGCCTATGGAATAGTAATGATCGGGAGACTTAATAAACGAAGGAAAAGAGCAAAAAACGAAGAAGAATGAAGACAAGGACAAAGAGTAAACTCAGGTAAAGATCAATAAAATACTACAACCAGCTAAAAATCAGTATGTATGCCAACCAACTATATTTATATACTTATCGGATTGCTGCTAAGCCTACAACCTGAAACCTGTGCAGGACAAGCCTATCCCAGTGGAGAGAAACACTTTCCGGCAACAGCTGTCATCAATGTCAGGGAAAAGTATGGCGCCAAAGGAGACGGCTCTACCGATGATACCCAAGCCATTCAGCAAGCCATCAGCGAGAATATAGGCAAAGACAGAACACTCTATTTTCCCAAAGGTACCTATCTGGTTACCCAACCTATCAAGTGGGTGCATATTGTAGAACAAGATAGCTTGTGGAGAGCCCGGCTAACGATACAGGGACAAAGTCAGAAGGAAACAATCATTCGATTAAAAGACCATTTGTCTGAATTTTCAAATCCGGAAACTCCCAAAGCTTGTCTGGCTACAGGTTCCAATAAAGTTAATAACAAAGAGAGCAAAAATGGAGGAGGCATCAATGCTTTTAACAACCTGATCTATGATTTGACCATACATACCGGTAATGGAAATCCGGGAGCTGTAGCATTGGATTTCGTAGGGACTAATCTGGCAGGTCTGCGAAATGTCACTATTGTGTCTGGGGATGGTGAGGGAGTAGCAGGTATTCTTCTCAAACGCCAGGGTGCAGGTCCCTGTCTATTTAAGAATGTAACTATTCAAGGCTTTGATTATGGCATTGATGTGTATGGCTCAGAATATAGCCAGACATACGAATACATTACCCTAAAAGATCAGAAAAAAGCTTCTATCCGAAATACGAGCAACGTCCTTTCGCTAAGAAAAATCCGAAGCGAAAACAAAAATGCGGTTCCTGTTATTCTGAATGCACGTCGGAAAGATCTTAAGAGTGCTAAACGGCCTGATAATTATGGTTTGATTACACTTTTGGATGCGGAATTTGTTAAAAATGGCGAACCTGCAACAATCAGTCCTATTGTGAATGAGAGTGATACAAATACCCAGGCAGGTAATCTTTATATACGGAATGTAGCAGTTAAGGGCTATCAGCGTACTATGGAAAATCAGAGTGTCGTCGCCAAAGGTACAGCGATCAAAGAGTTTGTCAGTACATCCGTAAATGGCTCTGCCTCTGGTAACCGGGCAGACAAACCTGAGACTTTTTCGTTATCCATTAAAGAAACACCTCAATTTCATCAGAACGACCTTACTCAATGGGCCAGTGTAACCGACTATGGAGCCTCTGCCGATGACCCGAATGGAGATGACACTCAGGCTATTCAGGAAGCGCTTAACTCTGGTAAAGAAGTCATCTTTTTTCCAAAAGGCAAATTCCGGTATGTTATTTCCAAAACACTTGTCATTAAGGGTAATGTACGACAGTTGATGGGAATGCAGTCAGGAATAGATATTGG is part of the Xanthocytophaga agilis genome and harbors:
- a CDS encoding glycosyltransferase: MSSYHCEPDRGSEFETGWQELLQLAAKCSDLIVVTRPFNREKAEKVFREKGISNTTFLFFDLPVAVNGFKKTSVGKQVVPYIWELILFFFLLKRYSRNQFQHAHRASVGSYRFPSLLWYFSPYFTWGPIASGEIVPIRFLSVFSWKGRVQEVLRLVLQHTSFVDPFVLSGLYKAQKIGVATTATRNILPPFVRKKAYLQPDYYVVNKNDFQVDFSAYKAKEEGVLKLLFVGRLLEWKGIMFILKALRQLEGKINYEFTIIGEGPDRAVFQQYAEKYKLKVSFLGAKPRRDLSSYYASHDLFVSLDMHGRGSFTMVEAKMHNLPVLALDITDPDKLTGEELMIIITTKQQSVKAIINQIAQVLLDKYTEQNPVPLCL
- a CDS encoding glycosyltransferase family 4 protein; translation: MQMNEKPVKILVVGQTPPPYMGQAMMIKRLVDAEFDRIKIYHVRMSFSDSFKSVGNFRFKKIFHLFEVIWKVLKLRFSKNVNTLYYPPAGPNRTPIIRDIILLGITRVFFKKVIYHFRAAGISDYLEQQPGLFKKLARWAYGSPDASIQLSALNPADGKYFNSDRVYIIHNGLEDAATPYLPLVRAQKEQTNILFVGVLREDKGVTVLIEAARLLKNIIHNFSISLVGEFVSNEYENDVRAKVQEYNLQDHVQFLGTKTGDEKWQEFVKADIFCFPSYFESESFGNVLVEAMMFELPVVSTLWRGIPDIVVEGDTGFLVQVQQPQLIAEKLLLLMSDPALQKSMGKKGRERYLQSFSLQKHLKAMEETIETVVGYKRQFQKEKSVKPILESVKPVVGKELVSGTSKAKSA
- a CDS encoding glycosyl hydrolase family 28-related protein codes for the protein MPTNYIYILIGLLLSLQPETCAGQAYPSGEKHFPATAVINVREKYGAKGDGSTDDTQAIQQAISENIGKDRTLYFPKGTYLVTQPIKWVHIVEQDSLWRARLTIQGQSQKETIIRLKDHLSEFSNPETPKACLATGSNKVNNKESKNGGGINAFNNLIYDLTIHTGNGNPGAVALDFVGTNLAGLRNVTIVSGDGEGVAGILLKRQGAGPCLFKNVTIQGFDYGIDVYGSEYSQTYEYITLKDQKKASIRNTSNVLSLRKIRSENKNAVPVILNARRKDLKSAKRPDNYGLITLLDAEFVKNGEPATISPIVNESDTNTQAGNLYIRNVAVKGYQRTMENQSVVAKGTAIKEFVSTSVNGSASGNRADKPETFSLSIKETPQFHQNDLTQWASVTDYGASADDPNGDDTQAIQEALNSGKEVIFFPKGKFRYVISKTLVIKGNVRQLMGMQSGIDIGGKNDFSDSTQIAPVFRFEQGKHDTVYFERFNLSDERKSPFWGGVFIEHASSQVLVVKDIDNDVYARGKYFYQNTKGAGDLFLENVATIMPWNFAYAQHVWARQLNPEAHFVPLGKPIITQKGGSLWILGLKTEGPRTVLESDQGSVEVLGGFLYPVKNIQNRDLPAFISNKAKLKLTYVVNAYNPAASYTSMVSNGNKSSRKSITTDKKQFSNRGAGTAVPLYITTGEK